The Paenibacillus macerans genome includes a window with the following:
- a CDS encoding HD family phosphohydrolase: MTNNDQQNKGAFQSTFAGWKHSTTVRYLLYVVLVVMLYAGMAPKLLPETYDIAVGLPSDKEILAPMDIPDTKATLKAQEDAAEKVGQVYTILPLRNEALVGQLLDRIFRLNQDDQVSEDDKIQIYREELPQRVKDYVQTFIMNNRNNSAYSATLFEEVTQRIDEQQYHISEETFIKIPRLTAEDINEMKPVAADIVARLTADSIVDAQTARTKVAEMVSTSSLSKRTSREVVQELARLSITANKFYDEEATKAAKVEARENTPTVYIKQGDVLVKKGEKITEEMYTLLEKNGLLKDEVDYSPQFGLTLLSLLMATGLIMYIRHSEGTGRFKYNNAQFVMLLMIILITIVSMHVINLLQDEQHPYIGYLAPIATGAMLITLLLEVPLAYICSILFSVLASIILNVHQGEIFDFKFGFFALVISFASIFAIHRASQRSTLLKAGIMICLFGSFAVFSLTLLDNNDWTQTSTLYDLGFAVAGGLLTTILVIGLMPFFEVTFGILSALKLVELSNPNHPLLRKLLTETPGTYHHSVMVGNLSEAAAEAIGANGLLCRVGSYYHDIGKTKRPSYFIENQNNMENPHDFIDPKLSKSIIIAHARDGAEMQKEYKIPKPIRDIAEQHHGTTFLHYFYHKALRLAEEQGVEPDFTEEDFRYPGPKAQSKEAAVVGIADSVEAAVRSLRKPTVEQVESMIEKIIKSRLDDHQFNECDLTLRELDIIAQTLKETVMGIFHSRIEYPEEIKKSRENKNEEKDRGQGVNGPTTGLEQ; this comes from the coding sequence ATGACGAATAACGATCAGCAAAATAAAGGCGCGTTTCAATCCACCTTTGCGGGATGGAAACATAGCACAACGGTGCGTTATTTGTTGTACGTGGTGCTTGTCGTTATGCTGTATGCCGGCATGGCGCCCAAACTGCTGCCCGAAACCTATGACATCGCCGTGGGGCTGCCCAGCGACAAAGAGATTCTGGCGCCGATGGACATCCCGGACACCAAAGCGACGCTGAAGGCCCAGGAGGACGCGGCCGAGAAGGTCGGACAAGTTTATACGATCCTGCCGCTTCGCAATGAAGCGCTGGTCGGCCAGCTGCTGGACCGGATTTTCCGGCTGAATCAGGACGATCAGGTGTCCGAAGACGACAAAATCCAAATTTACCGCGAAGAGCTGCCGCAGCGCGTTAAGGACTACGTTCAAACTTTTATTATGAACAACCGCAACAATAGCGCTTATTCGGCGACCTTGTTTGAGGAAGTCACCCAGCGGATCGATGAACAGCAATATCATATTTCCGAGGAAACGTTCATCAAAATTCCGCGGTTGACCGCCGAAGATATCAACGAAATGAAACCGGTGGCGGCCGACATCGTGGCCCGGTTGACGGCCGATTCGATCGTGGACGCTCAAACGGCCCGGACCAAGGTGGCGGAAATGGTCAGCACGAGTTCCCTGAGCAAGCGGACCTCCCGGGAAGTTGTGCAGGAACTGGCGCGCCTGTCGATTACGGCCAACAAGTTTTACGATGAGGAAGCGACGAAGGCGGCCAAGGTCGAAGCGCGCGAAAATACGCCTACCGTATATATCAAGCAAGGGGACGTCCTCGTTAAAAAGGGTGAGAAAATCACCGAGGAAATGTATACCCTGCTGGAGAAAAACGGGCTGCTGAAGGACGAGGTCGACTATTCGCCGCAGTTCGGCCTGACTTTGCTGTCCCTGCTGATGGCGACGGGGCTGATTATGTATATCCGCCATTCGGAAGGAACCGGCCGGTTTAAATACAACAACGCCCAATTCGTCATGCTGCTGATGATTATTTTGATTACGATCGTTTCGATGCATGTCATCAACCTATTGCAAGACGAGCAGCATCCGTACATCGGCTATCTGGCGCCGATCGCCACGGGGGCGATGCTGATCACGCTGCTGCTGGAAGTGCCGCTGGCTTATATTTGCTCCATCCTGTTCAGCGTGTTGGCGAGCATCATTTTGAATGTGCATCAAGGGGAGATTTTTGACTTCAAGTTCGGTTTTTTCGCCCTGGTCATCTCCTTTGCTTCGATCTTCGCCATTCATCGGGCCAGCCAGCGGTCGACGCTGCTCAAAGCGGGCATTATGATTTGCCTGTTCGGTTCGTTTGCCGTCTTTTCGCTGACCCTGCTTGACAACAACGACTGGACGCAAACCAGCACGCTGTACGATTTGGGTTTTGCCGTGGCGGGTGGCCTGTTAACGACGATCCTCGTCATCGGCTTGATGCCGTTTTTCGAGGTGACGTTCGGCATTTTGTCCGCGCTGAAGCTGGTGGAGCTGTCCAACCCGAACCACCCGCTGCTGCGCAAGCTGCTGACGGAAACGCCGGGAACGTACCACCACAGCGTCATGGTCGGCAATTTGTCGGAGGCGGCCGCGGAGGCGATCGGAGCCAACGGGCTGCTCTGCCGGGTCGGGTCGTATTACCATGATATCGGCAAGACGAAGCGGCCAAGTTATTTTATCGAGAACCAGAACAATATGGAAAATCCGCATGACTTCATCGATCCGAAACTGAGCAAATCGATCATTATCGCCCATGCCCGGGACGGCGCGGAAATGCAGAAGGAATATAAAATCCCCAAGCCGATTCGCGATATCGCCGAGCAGCATCACGGAACGACCTTTTTGCATTATTTTTACCACAAGGCGTTGCGCCTGGCTGAAGAGCAAGGGGTAGAGCCCGACTTCACCGAAGAGGATTTCCGCTATCCGGGGCCCAAAGCCCAGTCCAAGGAGGCGGCCGTCGTCGGCATCGCCGACAGCGTGGAGGCGGCGGTGCGCTCGCTGCGTAAGCCGACGGTGGAACAAGTTGAATCGATGATCGAGAAAATCATCAAAAGCCGGCTGGACGATCACCAGTTCAACGAATGCGATTTGACGCTGCGCGAGCTGGATATCATCGCCCAAACGCTGAAGGAAACCGTCATGGGGATCTTCCATTCCCGGATCGAATATCCGGAGGAAATCAAGAAAAGCCGGGAAAACAAGAATGAAGAGAAGGACAGGGGGCAGGGCGTAAATGGGCCTACAACTGGCTTGGAGCAATGA
- the glyQ gene encoding glycine--tRNA ligase subunit alpha, translating into MNFQQMILTLQQFWAEQNCIVVQPYDVEKGAGTLNPMTFLRAIGPEPWNVAYVEPSRRPADGRYGENPNRLYQHHQFQVILKPSPDNIQEIYLESLKRLGINPLEHDIRFVEDNWEHPGLGAWGLGWEVWLDGMEITQFTYFQQVGGIEANPVAVEITYGMERLASYIQDKENVFELEWVDGTTYGDVFHQAEYEHSKYTFEISDVKMLFTLFNMYEQEAEKAMEQHLVFPAYDYVLKCSHTFNLLDARGAISVTERTGYITRVRNLSRQVAATYLEEREKLGFPMLQKGGAARG; encoded by the coding sequence ATGAATTTTCAGCAAATGATTTTAACGCTGCAGCAGTTTTGGGCGGAACAAAATTGCATCGTCGTACAACCGTACGACGTGGAGAAGGGTGCTGGCACGCTCAACCCGATGACCTTCTTGCGGGCGATCGGTCCGGAGCCGTGGAACGTAGCTTATGTGGAGCCCTCCCGGCGTCCGGCCGACGGACGTTACGGGGAAAACCCGAACCGGCTGTATCAGCATCACCAGTTTCAGGTCATCCTTAAGCCGTCTCCGGACAACATCCAGGAAATTTACCTCGAAAGCTTGAAACGGCTCGGCATTAATCCGCTGGAGCATGACATCCGTTTTGTCGAGGACAACTGGGAACATCCGGGTCTCGGCGCGTGGGGCCTCGGCTGGGAAGTGTGGCTGGACGGGATGGAAATCACCCAGTTCACCTACTTCCAGCAGGTCGGCGGGATTGAAGCGAATCCGGTCGCGGTGGAAATCACCTACGGGATGGAACGGCTTGCCTCCTATATTCAGGACAAGGAAAACGTGTTCGAGCTAGAGTGGGTGGACGGTACGACTTACGGCGACGTTTTCCATCAAGCGGAATATGAGCATTCTAAATATACATTTGAAATTTCCGACGTCAAAATGCTGTTTACGCTGTTCAATATGTACGAGCAGGAAGCGGAGAAGGCGATGGAGCAGCATCTGGTGTTCCCGGCGTACGATTACGTGCTGAAATGCTCGCATACGTTTAACCTGCTCGACGCCAGAGGCGCGATCAGCGTAACGGAACGGACCGGTTATATCACCCGGGTGCGGAACTTGTCGCGGCAAGTCGCCGCAACGTATTTGGAGGAGCGCGAGAAGCTCGGCTTCCCGATGCTTCAGAAAGGGGGAGCTGCACGTGGCTAA
- the era gene encoding GTPase Era: MSKAKFKSGFVAIVGRPNVGKSTLMNHIIGQKIAIMSDKPQTTRNKIHGVYTSESMQIVFLDTPGIHKRQSKLGDYMNTTALNTLGEVEAVLFLVDVAEGLGGGDRFIIERLKGVGTPVILVLNKIDRVEPEQLLPIMEEYRKLYEFAEIVPISAKLGNNVNTLIEQIGKYLPEGPQYYPEDQVTDHPEQFVCAELIREKILHLTREEVPHSIAVTIEDMRVQENGVVYISAVIFVERDSQKGIIIGKRGALLKEVGKLARQDIENLLGSKIFLELWVKVKKDWRNQERILRDLGFHQDA, translated from the coding sequence ATGTCAAAAGCGAAATTCAAATCCGGCTTCGTAGCGATCGTCGGACGGCCGAACGTCGGCAAATCGACGCTGATGAACCACATTATCGGCCAAAAAATCGCCATCATGTCCGACAAACCGCAAACGACGCGGAACAAAATCCACGGGGTGTACACCTCGGAATCGATGCAGATCGTTTTTTTGGATACCCCCGGCATCCATAAACGCCAGTCGAAGCTTGGCGACTATATGAATACGACGGCGCTGAACACGCTGGGAGAGGTGGAAGCGGTGCTGTTCCTCGTCGACGTCGCGGAAGGTTTGGGCGGCGGGGACCGCTTTATCATCGAACGGTTGAAGGGCGTTGGAACGCCGGTCATTCTCGTGCTGAACAAAATCGACCGCGTCGAGCCGGAGCAACTGCTGCCGATCATGGAGGAATACCGCAAGCTGTACGAGTTTGCGGAAATCGTGCCGATTTCGGCCAAGCTCGGCAACAACGTAAACACGCTGATCGAGCAAATCGGCAAGTATTTGCCGGAGGGACCGCAATATTATCCGGAGGATCAGGTGACCGACCATCCGGAGCAGTTTGTGTGCGCCGAGTTGATCCGCGAGAAAATTTTGCATCTCACGCGCGAGGAAGTTCCGCACTCGATCGCGGTGACGATCGAAGACATGCGCGTGCAGGAGAACGGGGTCGTCTATATTTCGGCCGTCATTTTCGTCGAGCGCGATTCGCAAAAAGGGATCATCATCGGCAAGCGGGGGGCCTTGCTTAAGGAAGTCGGCAAGCTGGCCCGCCAGGATATCGAAAATTTGCTGGGCTCGAAGATTTTTCTGGAGCTGTGGGTGAAAGTCAAAAAAGACTGGCGCAATCAGGAGCGGATTCTGCGGGATCTCGGCTTCCACCAGGACGCTTAA
- a CDS encoding diacylglycerol kinase family protein produces the protein MKPKAGWGASFRYAFAGIAASLKTQRNLRFHCFAAVLVIAASLYFRLPPRDIAVLLLTIALVISLELMNTAVETAVDLITPERHPLAKLAKDAAAGAVLAAAVFAVVIGVLIFYRPVIAWFHALFG, from the coding sequence ATGAAGCCCAAAGCCGGGTGGGGCGCTTCGTTCCGGTATGCGTTCGCAGGGATTGCGGCTTCGCTGAAGACGCAGCGGAACTTGCGGTTTCACTGTTTTGCCGCCGTTCTCGTGATCGCGGCTTCCTTGTATTTTCGGCTTCCGCCCCGCGATATCGCCGTCCTGCTGCTGACGATCGCTTTGGTGATATCGCTCGAGCTAATGAACACGGCCGTTGAGACGGCGGTCGATCTCATCACCCCGGAGCGGCATCCTCTCGCTAAACTGGCCAAGGATGCCGCTGCCGGGGCAGTGCTGGCTGCGGCGGTGTTTGCCGTCGTGATCGGGGTATTGATCTTCTACCGGCCGGTTATAGCCTGGTTTCACGCTTTGTTCGGCTGA
- the recO gene encoding DNA repair protein RecO produces the protein MLYRVEGIVIRSMDYGEGNKIITLCTESHGKVGVLARGAKKVKSRHAALTQPFTYGEYVFFRQNGGLGTLNSGEIIESHFSLREDLFLAAYASYVCELLDRTLQDEEVGSFWFTQLKACLDALSSGKDPQIVAHLFEMKMLQAAGYGPSFASCIACGRTDESLYVSPRLGGKLCSGCRHQDPAAMKVTPGTYKLLSLFEKMDLRRLGNANVKDETKQELKTVMRAFMDMQLGLKLKSRNFLDQLDKYEI, from the coding sequence ATGCTTTACAGGGTGGAAGGAATCGTCATCCGCAGCATGGATTATGGTGAAGGCAATAAAATCATTACTTTATGCACGGAAAGCCACGGTAAAGTAGGGGTTCTGGCGCGCGGAGCCAAAAAGGTGAAAAGCCGGCATGCGGCGCTGACCCAGCCCTTTACGTACGGTGAATATGTGTTCTTCCGTCAAAACGGCGGGCTCGGAACGCTGAATTCAGGTGAGATCATCGAATCTCACTTTTCTTTGCGTGAGGACCTTTTTTTGGCGGCCTATGCTTCTTATGTCTGCGAGCTGTTGGACCGGACCTTGCAGGACGAGGAGGTCGGGAGCTTTTGGTTCACGCAATTAAAAGCTTGTCTCGACGCGCTTTCGTCCGGGAAGGACCCGCAAATCGTCGCCCATTTGTTCGAAATGAAAATGCTGCAGGCCGCAGGCTACGGTCCTTCTTTCGCCAGCTGCATTGCCTGCGGGAGAACCGATGAGTCGCTGTATGTCAGCCCCCGCTTGGGCGGAAAGCTGTGCAGCGGCTGCCGGCACCAAGACCCGGCGGCGATGAAAGTGACGCCCGGTACTTACAAGCTATTGTCGCTGTTCGAAAAAATGGATTTGCGCAGGCTCGGCAACGCAAACGTTAAGGATGAAACGAAGCAGGAACTGAAAACGGTAATGCGGGCCTTTATGGACATGCAGCTTGGCCTTAAGCTGAAATCGCGCAATTTCCTCGATCAGCTGGATAAATACGAGATTTGA
- a CDS encoding YqzL family protein produces MRDFSWKYFVMTGDVDAYLLYKEACGSSDEEAAAEELVLEEEAE; encoded by the coding sequence ATGCGAGATTTTTCGTGGAAGTATTTTGTGATGACTGGAGATGTCGATGCTTACTTGCTGTATAAAGAAGCCTGCGGCAGTTCCGACGAGGAGGCCGCGGCCGAAGAGCTGGTCTTGGAAGAAGAGGCCGAGTGA
- a CDS encoding cytidine deaminase: MDYEKLLQEAIEARKAAYIPYSGFGVGAALLDERGHVHRGCNIENAAYNPTNCAERTAVFRAIADGHRPGSFQAIAVVADTDDPVAPCGVCRQVMLELCGPDMPVILGNLRGDVRHTTVRELLPYAFAPSHLEESGK; encoded by the coding sequence ATGGATTACGAAAAACTGCTTCAAGAAGCTATAGAGGCCCGTAAAGCGGCTTATATCCCATATTCGGGGTTTGGCGTGGGCGCGGCGCTGCTCGATGAGCGCGGACATGTGCATCGCGGCTGCAACATCGAAAACGCCGCCTACAACCCGACGAACTGCGCCGAGCGCACGGCCGTGTTTCGCGCCATTGCTGACGGACACCGTCCCGGCAGCTTTCAGGCGATCGCCGTCGTCGCGGACACGGACGACCCCGTCGCTCCCTGCGGCGTTTGCCGCCAGGTGATGCTTGAGCTGTGCGGTCCGGACATGCCGGTCATTCTCGGCAACCTGCGGGGCGATGTCCGCCATACGACGGTTCGCGAACTGCTTCCGTACGCCTTTGCTCCTTCGCATTTGGAGGAGTCCGGGAAGTAA
- the ybeY gene encoding rRNA maturation RNase YbeY, with product MGLQLAWSNEQDKMEIGQELIDLLDRVLQIAGETEGITEGEVALTFVDDAAIHELNRDYRGIDRPTDVLSFAMNESLDEEPEIVYELEEDEELDDLTDVLGDIIISVEKAKAQSEEYGHSIEREIGFLFVHGFLHLLGYDHQDAASEAEMMGKQEAALAKVGLTR from the coding sequence ATGGGCCTACAACTGGCTTGGAGCAATGAGCAAGATAAAATGGAGATCGGCCAGGAACTGATCGATTTGCTTGACCGGGTGCTGCAGATCGCGGGAGAAACGGAGGGCATTACCGAAGGGGAAGTCGCTTTGACGTTCGTGGACGATGCCGCGATCCATGAGCTGAACCGGGATTACCGCGGGATCGACCGCCCGACCGACGTCCTGTCGTTTGCGATGAACGAGTCGCTGGACGAGGAGCCGGAAATCGTTTACGAGCTTGAAGAAGATGAGGAACTGGACGATTTGACCGACGTGCTCGGCGACATCATCATTTCCGTCGAGAAGGCCAAGGCGCAAAGCGAAGAATACGGGCATTCCATCGAACGCGAAATCGGCTTTTTGTTCGTTCACGGGTTTTTGCATTTGCTTGGCTACGATCATCAGGATGCGGCGAGCGAAGCGGAAATGATGGGCAAGCAGGAAGCGGCTCTGGCCAAGGTGGGGCTGACCCGCTGA